A genomic region of Micromonospora sp. NBC_01796 contains the following coding sequences:
- a CDS encoding AtpZ/AtpI family protein, whose protein sequence is MAGDQTPQPADGTGDYQPPNAGQGWTALAYLIAGMLVWGLIGWLVDRWLETDGVAIGIGVVLGAAGGIYLVIRHFGAPPN, encoded by the coding sequence ATGGCCGGTGACCAAACCCCCCAACCCGCTGACGGCACAGGCGACTATCAGCCGCCCAACGCCGGACAGGGATGGACCGCGCTCGCGTACCTGATCGCAGGGATGTTGGTGTGGGGCCTCATCGGCTGGCTGGTCGACCGGTGGCTCGAGACCGATGGCGTCGCCATCGGGATCGGCGTGGTACTCGGCGCGGCTGGTGGGATCTACCTGGTCATCCGCCACTTCGGCGCGCCGCCTAACTAG
- the atpB gene encoding F0F1 ATP synthase subunit A: MIGQTVVLAEGDSPFPPSVGDFFLPSIAPWGGHSLWVTKITLLVWLAAGLLILFFLLSYRKPQLVPTKKQWFAESIYGFVRNNIAVEMIGHRGVAFAPYFTTLFCFILLTNLFSIVPLIQISPNSHIAFPAIFAAISYVMFIWVGIRHHGAGKFFKNALIPPAPWYILPLLIPIEAFSTFLVRPFSLAVRLFANMFAGHMLLLVFTLGGFAMLNATPLLAPVSVLSWVMTVALTFLEALVIVLQAYVFVVLTASYVQGAVAEEH; encoded by the coding sequence GTGATCGGACAAACGGTCGTCCTCGCGGAGGGCGATTCCCCGTTTCCACCCAGCGTGGGGGACTTCTTCCTGCCCAGCATCGCCCCGTGGGGCGGACACTCGCTGTGGGTCACCAAGATCACCCTGCTGGTCTGGCTCGCGGCCGGTTTGCTCATCCTGTTCTTCCTGCTGAGCTACCGCAAACCGCAGCTGGTGCCGACCAAGAAGCAGTGGTTCGCCGAGTCGATCTACGGCTTCGTGCGCAACAACATCGCCGTGGAGATGATCGGGCACCGTGGAGTCGCCTTCGCGCCGTACTTCACCACGCTCTTCTGTTTCATCCTGCTGACGAACCTGTTCAGCATCGTTCCGCTGATCCAGATCTCGCCGAACTCGCACATCGCCTTCCCGGCGATCTTCGCGGCGATCAGCTACGTGATGTTCATCTGGGTGGGCATCCGGCACCACGGTGCGGGCAAGTTCTTCAAGAACGCCCTCATCCCGCCGGCGCCGTGGTACATCCTGCCGTTGCTGATTCCGATCGAGGCATTCTCGACGTTCCTGGTTCGCCCGTTCTCGCTGGCCGTGCGTCTGTTCGCGAACATGTTCGCCGGCCACATGCTCCTGCTGGTCTTCACCCTCGGCGGATTCGCGATGCTCAACGCGACCCCGCTGTTGGCGCCGGTCTCGGTGCTCTCCTGGGTGATGACCGTCGCGCTGACCTTCCTCGAAGCACTGGTCATCGTCCTACAGGCCTACGTCTTCGTCGTGCTGACGGCAAGCTACGTGCAGGGCGCTGTCGCCGAAGAGCACTGA
- a CDS encoding ATP synthase F0 subunit C, whose amino-acid sequence MDIAAVEGSVAAIGYGLAAIGPGIGVGLVFAAYINSTARQPESSRITLPYVWIGFAVIEALALLGIAFGFIWQGQL is encoded by the coding sequence ATGGACATCGCCGCAGTAGAGGGCAGCGTCGCCGCCATCGGTTACGGCCTTGCCGCCATCGGCCCCGGCATCGGCGTCGGCCTGGTCTTCGCCGCGTACATCAACTCGACGGCGCGTCAGCCCGAGTCGTCGCGGATCACCCTGCCCTACGTCTGGATCGGCTTCGCCGTGATCGAGGCGCTCGCGCTGCTCGGCATCGCATTCGGCTTCATCTGGCAGGGCCAGCTCTAG
- a CDS encoding F0F1 ATP synthase subunit B — MLYIAAAEGATEHNPILPLWQEIVVGSVAFALLCFVLMKFVFPRMEQTFQARVEAIEGGIKRAEVAQAEANQLLDQYRAQLAEARTDAAKIRDDARADAEGIRQDVLAKAREESDRIIALGKEQLAAERQTIVRELRAEVGTLAVDLASKIVGESLADEARQKGTVERFLTGLESAGAR; from the coding sequence ATGCTTTACATCGCCGCTGCGGAAGGCGCCACCGAGCACAACCCGATTCTCCCGCTCTGGCAGGAGATCGTCGTTGGATCGGTCGCCTTCGCGCTGCTCTGCTTCGTGCTGATGAAGTTCGTCTTCCCGCGCATGGAGCAGACCTTCCAGGCGCGGGTCGAAGCGATCGAGGGTGGCATCAAGCGGGCCGAGGTCGCACAGGCCGAGGCCAACCAGCTCCTCGATCAGTACCGGGCCCAGTTGGCGGAGGCACGTACCGACGCCGCCAAGATCCGCGACGACGCGCGGGCCGACGCCGAAGGCATCCGACAGGACGTCCTGGCCAAGGCGCGCGAGGAGTCCGACCGGATCATCGCGCTCGGCAAGGAACAGCTCGCCGCCGAACGGCAGACCATCGTGCGTGAACTGCGCGCGGAGGTCGGCACGCTCGCGGTCGACCTGGCCAGCAAGATCGTCGGTGAGTCGCTCGCCGACGAGGCGCGTCAGAAGGGCACGGTCGAGCGCTTCCTGACCGGGCTCGAGAGCGCGGGGGCCCGCTGA
- a CDS encoding F0F1 ATP synthase subunit delta: protein MQAASRESYAAVAERLDAYAQTAEPSAIADTADGILAVADLLRREARLRRALSDPARSGEERAGLLGSLVAGKVNSDASELLTALVGGRWSAPSELLTGTERLGVEALLASADRADDLGEVEDELFRFGQVVGGDTGLGNALSDPIAPVAQRAELVRTLLSGKAKPSTIRLAEVALAGFGGRSFSNGLTRLVELAADRRDRQVAYVTVAAPLGEEEERRLSTKLTEIYGREVTVKQTVDPHVLGGLSVQVGADLYDGTILRRLTETRNALTKR from the coding sequence ATGCAGGCCGCCAGCCGGGAGTCGTACGCCGCCGTGGCGGAGCGTCTGGACGCGTACGCCCAGACCGCCGAGCCGTCGGCGATCGCCGACACCGCCGACGGGATCCTCGCCGTGGCCGATCTGCTGCGCCGTGAGGCGCGGCTGCGGCGGGCCCTGTCCGACCCGGCCCGCTCCGGCGAGGAGCGGGCCGGCCTGCTGGGCAGCCTGGTCGCCGGCAAGGTCAACTCGGATGCGTCCGAGTTGCTCACCGCGCTGGTCGGTGGTCGCTGGTCGGCTCCGTCCGAACTGCTGACCGGCACCGAGCGGCTCGGGGTGGAGGCACTGCTCGCCAGTGCCGACCGGGCCGACGACCTCGGTGAGGTCGAGGACGAGCTGTTCCGCTTCGGCCAGGTGGTCGGGGGGGACACCGGACTGGGCAACGCCCTGTCCGACCCGATCGCGCCGGTGGCGCAACGGGCCGAGCTGGTTCGGACCCTGCTCTCCGGCAAGGCGAAGCCGTCGACCATCCGCCTCGCCGAGGTGGCCCTGGCCGGCTTCGGTGGACGGTCCTTCTCCAACGGGCTCACCCGCCTGGTGGAGCTGGCCGCCGACCGCCGTGACCGGCAGGTGGCCTACGTGACCGTCGCGGCGCCCCTCGGTGAGGAAGAGGAGCGCCGGCTGAGCACCAAGCTGACCGAGATCTACGGTCGGGAGGTCACCGTCAAGCAGACGGTCGACCCGCACGTGCTCGGCGGGCTGAGCGTCCAGGTCGGTGCCGATCTCTACGACGGCACCATCCTGCGCCGACTCACCGAAACCCGTAACGCGCTCACCAAGCGCTGA
- the atpA gene encoding F0F1 ATP synthase subunit alpha: MAELTISSEEIRGALERYVSSYSPDISREEVGAVADAGDGIAHIEGLPSTMANELLEFEDGTLGVALNLDVREIGTVVLGDYAGIEEGQRVKRTGRVLSVPVGDAFLGRVVNALGAPIDGLGEIANEGFRELELQAPNVMARQGVTEALQTGIKAIDAMTAIGRGQRQLIIGDRKTGKTTVAIDTILNQRDNWRSGDPAKQVRCIYVAIGQKASTIASVKGLLEEQGAMEYTTIVASPASDPAGFKYIAPYAGSSIGQHWMYGGKHVLIVFDDLTKQAEAYRAVSLLLRRPPGREAYPGDVFYLHSRLLERCAKLSDELGGGSMTGLPIIETKGNDISAFIPTNVISITDGQIFLEGELFNQGVRPAINVGTSVSRVGGAAQVKPMKKVAGRLRLDLAQYRELEAFAAFASDLDKASRNQLDRGARLVELLKQPNYSPFPVEEQVVSVWAGTEGKLDDIAVADVRRFENEFLEFLRHNYKSTLDSIAAFNWSDDEPRALDEAINRFKAQFLGKADDVKVNEAAAAPLEGEENRETVTRYRDGGTDAAVEK, translated from the coding sequence ATGGCCGAGCTGACCATCTCGTCGGAGGAGATCCGCGGCGCCCTGGAGCGCTACGTCTCCTCCTATTCGCCCGACATCTCCCGCGAGGAGGTCGGCGCTGTCGCCGACGCCGGTGACGGCATCGCGCACATCGAGGGGCTCCCCTCGACGATGGCCAACGAGCTGCTGGAGTTCGAGGACGGCACGCTCGGCGTGGCGCTCAACCTCGACGTCCGGGAGATCGGCACCGTGGTGCTCGGCGACTACGCCGGCATCGAGGAAGGCCAGCGCGTCAAGCGCACCGGCCGGGTGCTGTCCGTTCCGGTCGGCGACGCCTTCCTGGGTCGCGTGGTGAACGCGCTCGGTGCCCCGATCGACGGTCTCGGTGAGATCGCCAACGAGGGCTTCCGCGAGCTCGAGCTGCAGGCGCCGAACGTCATGGCCCGGCAGGGTGTGACCGAGGCCCTCCAGACCGGCATCAAGGCCATCGACGCGATGACCGCGATCGGCCGGGGTCAGCGTCAGCTGATCATCGGTGACCGGAAGACCGGCAAGACCACGGTCGCGATCGACACGATCCTGAACCAGCGGGACAACTGGCGGTCGGGTGACCCGGCCAAGCAGGTCCGCTGCATCTACGTGGCGATCGGCCAGAAGGCCTCCACCATCGCCTCGGTGAAGGGCCTGCTGGAGGAGCAGGGCGCGATGGAGTACACCACCATCGTCGCCTCGCCCGCCTCCGACCCGGCCGGCTTCAAGTACATCGCCCCGTACGCCGGCTCGTCCATCGGGCAGCACTGGATGTACGGCGGCAAGCACGTCCTGATCGTCTTCGACGACCTGACCAAGCAGGCCGAGGCGTACCGCGCCGTGTCGCTGCTGCTGCGTCGCCCGCCGGGCCGTGAGGCGTACCCGGGTGACGTCTTCTACCTGCACTCCCGCCTGCTGGAGCGCTGCGCCAAGCTCTCCGACGAGCTGGGTGGCGGCTCGATGACCGGTCTGCCGATCATCGAGACCAAGGGCAACGACATCTCGGCGTTCATCCCGACCAACGTCATCTCGATCACCGACGGGCAGATCTTCCTCGAGGGCGAGCTGTTCAACCAGGGTGTCCGGCCGGCGATCAACGTCGGTACCTCGGTCTCCCGGGTCGGTGGCGCCGCGCAGGTCAAGCCGATGAAGAAGGTCGCCGGCCGGCTCCGGCTGGACCTGGCCCAGTACCGCGAGCTGGAGGCGTTCGCCGCCTTCGCCTCCGACCTGGACAAGGCCTCCCGTAACCAGCTGGACCGTGGCGCCCGCCTGGTCGAGCTGCTCAAGCAGCCGAACTACTCGCCGTTCCCGGTCGAGGAGCAGGTGGTGTCGGTCTGGGCCGGCACCGAGGGCAAGCTCGACGACATCGCGGTTGCCGACGTACGCCGGTTCGAGAACGAGTTCCTCGAGTTCCTGCGGCACAACTACAAGTCGACGCTGGATTCGATCGCGGCGTTCAACTGGAGCGACGACGAGCCGCGCGCCCTGGACGAGGCGATCAACCGGTTCAAGGCCCAGTTCCTGGGTAAAGCGGACGACGTGAAGGTCAACGAGGCCGCAGCCGCGCCCCTCGAAGGGGAAGAGAACCGCGAGACCGTAACCCGGTACCGGGATGGCGGGACCGACGCTGCGGTAGAGAAGTAG
- a CDS encoding F0F1 ATP synthase subunit gamma produces the protein MAAQVRVLRQRIRSAKSMKKITKAMELVATSRIAKAQARVAASLPYAQAITGVLTALASNAAIDHPLLTARPRVRRAGVVVVTSDRGLAGGYSSNAIKMAESLLARLRDEGKEPVLYVIGRKGVTFYRFRNRPIEASWTGFSEQPSFANAREVGETLIKAFGHGADDESGSGGIDGVLGVDELHIVYTEFKSLMTQNPVTKIIGPMEVEDRPRSEGLLPAYEFEPEAEALLDALLPKYINTRIYAALIESAASESAARRRAMKSATDNAEDMIDRYTREMNSARQAGITQEISEIVGGANALAASGSEV, from the coding sequence ATGGCGGCCCAGGTTCGCGTTCTTCGTCAACGAATCCGCTCGGCGAAGTCGATGAAGAAGATCACCAAGGCGATGGAGCTCGTGGCGACGAGCCGGATCGCCAAGGCCCAGGCCCGGGTCGCGGCGTCCCTGCCGTACGCCCAGGCCATCACCGGTGTGCTCACCGCGCTGGCGTCCAACGCGGCGATCGACCACCCGCTGCTCACCGCCCGTCCGCGGGTACGGCGAGCCGGGGTCGTGGTGGTCACCAGTGACCGCGGCCTGGCCGGCGGTTACAGCTCCAACGCGATCAAGATGGCCGAGTCCCTGCTGGCTCGGCTGCGGGACGAGGGCAAGGAGCCGGTGCTCTACGTCATCGGCCGTAAGGGCGTCACCTTCTACCGGTTCCGCAACCGGCCGATCGAGGCGAGCTGGACCGGGTTCTCGGAGCAGCCGTCGTTCGCGAACGCCCGCGAGGTGGGTGAGACGCTGATCAAGGCGTTCGGCCACGGCGCGGACGACGAGAGCGGCAGCGGCGGCATCGACGGCGTGCTGGGCGTGGACGAGTTGCACATCGTCTACACCGAGTTCAAGTCGCTGATGACGCAGAACCCGGTTACCAAGATCATCGGCCCGATGGAGGTCGAGGACCGTCCGCGGTCCGAGGGCCTGCTGCCGGCGTACGAGTTCGAGCCGGAAGCCGAGGCGCTGCTCGACGCACTGCTGCCGAAGTACATCAACACCCGGATCTACGCGGCGTTGATCGAATCGGCGGCGAGTGAGTCGGCGGCACGCCGGCGCGCGATGAAGAGCGCGACCGACAACGCCGAGGACATGATCGACAGATACACGCGTGAGATGAACTCGGCCCGCCAGGCCGGGATCACCCAGGAGATCAGTGAGATCGTCGGCGGCGCCAACGCGCTGGCCGCGTCGGGAAGTGAAGTGTGA